TATCAAAATAATTCATCTTAGCATCATCAACTTTAACTTGCATAACATCAACTCCTTTGTTTCTTTGATATAAATTAAAATACTCATTAAATTCATTGCGGATGATAGTTTTATTGCGCTTAAATGAATCAAATGATTCGTCACGATATTTTGTTAGTTCAACCCAATTATCATCTAGTGAGTCTCCTAATTCGTCGCACTTGAAATAATACTTATCGTTTTCATTTTTTATTAAGCCAAAAATGAATCCTTTTACCCAAAGATCTAAAGTGTCATCAACAGCAGCTTTAGGCATGATACTATAATCTTCACGTTGCATTTTATTGAGTATTATTGTGTCAAAGTGGCAATTGCAATTGCAATTATCATATTTTTCTTTGTATGATGTAACTGGGTCTATTGCATAAGCAGGTACTACGCCAAATTGCCTATAAATAATAACTCTATCGTTAACGCCAATGTTTGCAAAATCAACATCAATGCTACCTTGTAGTAAATTCTTAAAGTAATCATCTTTATATAAGCGAGAATTCTTTTTATCAGGAACACCAATATAAAAACTATTGGCAGGTTTCTCTGCTGGTGAATAACCTCTATAGTTGCATCTCAAAAGTGGTTCAGATTTGTTGATAGCAATGCTTACAGTGTGTCTAAATGAATCTTCATCCATGAGGTCAAGGATATTATCAATGGTTGTATTTCCCCATCTTTTAGCAGTAGACAAACTTTTAGCATAGTCTAAAATTTCTTTAGTGACTTCAGTGCTACGTTTGGTGTCGAAATCAAATATTTTTTCTGGATATGACAAATCCTTTAAAAACTCTTCTATCTGAATTTCTTCATCTTTAATTACGACTTGATTCAGAAACGTTTGCGCTAGATCTATTTGAAATGTTTGAGAAGCTCTACCAACTCTATTTTGTATTTCGGATAATTGTTCTGTACAACTTGAAATAATTGCGATCAACATCTTTTTGATATTGGTTACTTTTGTATAGGTATTGATCAGGTTGTTTTGCAATCCATTATAGAATGTTATAGCAGCATTTCTGCGAATTATCTCTCTTTGATTTATAGCCATTATAGTAGCAGCATCTATTACACTATCACTATATTCTTCTAACTTTTGTTTACTCTTAAAGAATTTTCCGTTTAAATCAGATAAATCTTTGATAGCAAGTGTTACAGATGATTCTATGATTGGCTGTTTTTCTTTTAAGTCTTTTAATTCATCATTCATTTCTTTTAAGAAGATGCTTACTTGAGCTTGTATTCCTAATAATATACTTTCAGTTGCACCTACACCACATTCCTGATTGATCTCTTTTACCATCAATTTGCGAAGTTCTTCAGATACTCGTTTGCTTAATCTGGCTATTTTGGTTTCAATTTCACCATCTTTAGGCTGAGTACTTTTTAAGAATGCTTCGTATTCTGGAGTTGCATTTGTTCTATTGTTGATTACGCTAAATGGGTACGGAGGTTCTTTATCTAACATGTAATCAATCACCTTATCGAAACCATTGTTTTCGCGGATATTGACTTCTGGGGAATCTATCCAGCTATTAACGATTGTATCAGCATCAATGCAACTATTTAGTAATCTTTCTATTAATCTTTTTGCCGCTTTGTTAGCATAAAGATCTCTAAGATCTTTTCCATGGAATATGATTTCACAGACACCTAAACCTGCTGCCCAGGCTTTTTTGTTTTCTATATCCATAGAACCGGCACTAATATTTTTCTCAAGATTGTCGCTAACACTTGCTGATGCTGATGATAATTCACCTGCAGATGTAACTAATGTCAGGCTTATCATTTCTGATAACTGATCTACATGCAAATATGTGTCGTTGTTTCTGTTTTTATTATCGATAAAGAAAAATGCATTGAATGGTCTATCATTTGTTTCTTGAATTGAACTAATGTAGTCTAGTGATATCTTATCACTTGTTAAATCCATGTGCATTAGCCAGTCTAAATCTTGTATAGCTCCATATGCATTAGGTTTAACTTTCGCCATTCCAGAACTTGCCATTGCTTCGAATACATCAGGTAAAACGCCGTAACCCGTTAATTTGCATTGTGGAGCACATTTGCGTAATAGGTATGCCATATTTATGAATGTTCCACATCCTGTTCCTCCGCAGAGAGAAAAAACCATGTGTATTTCCACATTTGAAGAAAGTAATTCGTAATTTGGATTATCTGTTATTGTTGCTTCGGTTATACGATCTATTACTGATTTCACTTTATTTTCTACATCAGAATAATTAACGGTTAAAGCAAAACGCCCATTTGTTCGAATTTGTCCTGCACCTAATGTCATTGAAGTTAAAGCAAAAGCATTTTCTTCAGGAAACCAGTTAAAATGATCTTTGTTTACTTCATAAATAGGACGTGCTTCTTGTACTTTAATAGGAAGCTGCTCATTTGGAGAAAGCGTTATTCTTCCATATCTTGAGTCTAAATCTTTTTTATAAGCCCCTCCATCTGTGTCAATTCCTAAAAAGCCAATCATAGGTGGTACTTCACCATAAGTTTCAACGAACATTTTTTTAGTATTTAATAAAGCAGCCATACCTGTACCGCCTAAACCAATGTAAAGACATCTTCTAATTTTAGTTGTCATAGTGTTAAATTTATAAGATTTTTATTTTTGCTTTTTCTTTAGTATTTATATTTTCTATAGTGTAATCTGTGTGTTTTACTAATGATGTAGCGAAAGGGGTAAATACATATTTTCTTTGAGTAATAGCTTTTCCACCTTTTTTGCTTGGGATAATTGCCAATTCATCTTTCCAAATATGATTGGCTTCATAGACAATTTTACCTTTAAATATGGAGCTAAGTTTATTTCCTTCTTTTTTCTTGTCAGTGAATATAATTTTACGTGCACCATGAATACGTATTTGGCGAAAATATGGCTCATCGATTTGTATTTTACCTACTTTAAAAGTTGGGTAGAGTGATGGTTTTATAAATAAAAACCAGATTATTAATAATGCTACAATGAGTACCATAATCCAAAATAGAATAATAGCCAATGGATTATAATTGATTGTATAATGTGTACGGAGTGTTTGTTCATATGCCTGTGTCTCATTGTCATTAATACGCTCAAGATTTTCTATTGAAGTAGTTATTGGGGTTATCTTGAAATATCGATTTCCTGTTTCTGAATCTTTATTAAATATTATTGATAAAATACTCTTTGAGTCTTCTGGCTTTATTGTAAATCTTTTGTCCGGGCACTCTTTTCCATTATATAGTATGGTATAATCATTTTTGGAGTCGGTTGATGAAAGAGCAAACATAACAATAGACTTGTCTGTAATAGCAGCTTTGTTGTATTTGGCTGTTAAATCTACATTTAAAGTGTCTTGTTCTTTTTCACTCCAGAATAGAAATGAATTGTAGTAGGAAGCTTTACCTAAATTGGCTTCTTCTGTAATCATTTCTAGTACACGCTCAGGTTTATTTATTACGTTGATGATAATGGTTGGATTTAATATTTTGACACCTTTTCCTTCTACATTAATATTAAAAGAATAGCTTTGTGCACCTTGTAATTGCTTATTAAGTTCTACCAAAGAGCATTTTGGAATTATCTTAAATATGGCTTTCCCATCTTTTATTTTACCTAATAACTTGACGTCAAAATATGGATCTTTGCAGCTTACTACCGCTTCATATTCACCAGCAGCAGAAAATGATATTTTCTTAGCTTTTAAGTCTAGTGTATTAACTCTAATCTGTTCTTGATCAAAGGCACCAAAAGGCGGTATGTGTCCAGCATTTGCGTCAATTAAGAATGCACTTGGACATGAATTTATTGTCTTTTCTAGTTTTTGGTTACGGGCTTTATCAGTAAGCATAACATAAAAGACAAAGCTGTTTTTATTTTGGCTACACCATTTTTCGATTCGTGCACACAAGGCATCCATGCCTTTAACATTGTCATTGCCATCAGTGAGGATAAACAAATAATTGTCTTTGTTTGGATTTTGACATTTCATGCCTTCATCCCAAGCTGCACAGATAT
This genomic interval from uncultured Bacteroides sp. contains the following:
- a CDS encoding tubulin-like doman-containing protein, yielding MTTKIRRCLYIGLGGTGMAALLNTKKMFVETYGEVPPMIGFLGIDTDGGAYKKDLDSRYGRITLSPNEQLPIKVQEARPIYEVNKDHFNWFPEENAFALTSMTLGAGQIRTNGRFALTVNYSDVENKVKSVIDRITEATITDNPNYELLSSNVEIHMVFSLCGGTGCGTFINMAYLLRKCAPQCKLTGYGVLPDVFEAMASSGMAKVKPNAYGAIQDLDWLMHMDLTSDKISLDYISSIQETNDRPFNAFFFIDNKNRNNDTYLHVDQLSEMISLTLVTSAGELSSASASVSDNLEKNISAGSMDIENKKAWAAGLGVCEIIFHGKDLRDLYANKAAKRLIERLLNSCIDADTIVNSWIDSPEVNIRENNGFDKVIDYMLDKEPPYPFSVINNRTNATPEYEAFLKSTQPKDGEIETKIARLSKRVSEELRKLMVKEINQECGVGATESILLGIQAQVSIFLKEMNDELKDLKEKQPIIESSVTLAIKDLSDLNGKFFKSKQKLEEYSDSVIDAATIMAINQREIIRRNAAITFYNGLQNNLINTYTKVTNIKKMLIAIISSCTEQLSEIQNRVGRASQTFQIDLAQTFLNQVVIKDEEIQIEEFLKDLSYPEKIFDFDTKRSTEVTKEILDYAKSLSTAKRWGNTTIDNILDLMDEDSFRHTVSIAINKSEPLLRCNYRGYSPAEKPANSFYIGVPDKKNSRLYKDDYFKNLLQGSIDVDFANIGVNDRVIIYRQFGVVPAYAIDPVTSYKEKYDNCNCNCHFDTIILNKMQREDYSIMPKAAVDDTLDLWVKGFIFGLIKNENDKYYFKCDELGDSLDDNWVELTKYRDESFDSFKRNKTIIRNEFNEYFNLYQRNKGVDVMQVKVDDAKMNYFDKYSQINLTKDEIKTKGFEPIRKLITAELEFVKKAL